Proteins from a genomic interval of Lolium perenne isolate Kyuss_39 chromosome 1, Kyuss_2.0, whole genome shotgun sequence:
- the LOC127294934 gene encoding leucine-rich repeat extensin-like protein 4, whose amino-acid sequence MRTAVLLLLCIFAIAGISCGEPRAAGVWAEGGMAMAAVEVDPSWQFPSPRLRDAYLALQTWKQHAIFSDPSNLTGDWAGPGVCNYTGVYCAPVPGSGELAVAGIDLNHGDIAGYLPSELGLLCDLALLHLNSNRFCGLLPDSLRRLALLHELDLSNNRFVGAFPDVVLDLPSLRFLDLRYNDFEGGVPPELFDRPLDAIFLNHNRLRFALPDNFGNSPASVVVLASNRLGGCLPASLANMSATLNEILLIDNGLTSCLPPEVGMLRELTVFDVSFNALAGPLPPEVAGMRKLEQLDVAHNLLSGTVPEAVCGLPRLKNFTFAYNFFTGEPPSCARVVPPASDRRNCLPDRPDQRMPQQCAAFYARPPLDCAAFHCNPFVPPPPPPPPAYPGPLPPVYPMPYASPPPPSAHYR is encoded by the coding sequence ATGAGGACGGCGGTGCTGCTGCTCCTCTGCATCTTCGCCATCGCCGGCATCAGCTGCGGCGAACCGCGGGCCGCCGGCGTATGGGCGGAAGGAGGcatggcgatggcggcggtggaggtggacccTTCATGGCAGTTCCCTAGCCCGCGCCTACGGGACGCGTACCTGGCGCTGCAGACGTGGAAGCAGCACGCCATCTTCTCCGACCCCAGCAACCTCACCGGCGACTGGGCGGGCCCGGGCGTCTGCAACTACACCGGCGTCTACTGCGCGCCGGTCCCAGGCTCAGGCGAGCTCGCCGTCGCCGGCATCGACCTCAACCACGGCGACATCGCGGGGTACCTCCCCTCGGAGCTGGGCCTGCTCTGCGACCTCGCGCTGCTCCACCTCAACTCCAACCGCTTCTGCGGCCTCCTCCCCGACTCCCTCCGCCGCCTCGCGCTCCTCCACGAGCTAGACCTCAGCAACAACCGCTTCGTCGGCGCCTTCCCGGACGTCGTCCTCGACCTCCCCTCCCTCCGCTTCCTCGACCTCCGCTACAACGACTTCGAGGGCGGCGTGCCGCCCGAGCTCTTCGACCGCCCGCTCGACGCCATCTTCCTCAACCACAACCGCCTCCGCTTCGCCCTCCCGGACAACTTCGGCAACTCCCCGGCCTCCGTCGTCGTCCTCGCCAGCAACCGCCTCGGCGGCTGCCTCCCCGCCAGCCTCGCCAACATGTCCGCCACGCTCAACGAGATCCTCCTCATCGACAACGGCCTCACCTCCTGCCTCCCGCCCGAGGTCGGCATGCTCCGCGAGCTCACCGTCTTCGACGTCAGCTTCAACGCCCTCGCCGGCCCGCTGCCGCCCGAGGTGGCCGGCATGCGCAAGCTCGAGCAGCTCGACGTCGCGCACAACCTGCTCTCCGGCACCGTGCCCGAGGCCGTCTGCGGCCTTCCCCGCCTCAAGAACTTCACCTTCGCCTACAACTTCTTCACCGGCGAGCCGCCCTCCTGCGCGCGCGTCGTGCCGCCCGCCTCCGACCGCCGGAACTGCCTCCCCGACCGCCCCGACCAGCGCATGCCGCAGCAGTGCGCCGCCTTCTACGCCCGCCCGCCCCTCGACTGCGCCGCCTTCCACTGCAACCCCTTCGTCCCGCCTCCGCCGCCCCCGCCGCCAGCGTACCCCGGCCCGCTGCCGCCGGTGTACCCCATGCCGtacgcgtcgccgccgccgccgtctgcACATTACAGATGA